A window of Pullulanibacillus sp. KACC 23026 genomic DNA:
GATCAAATGAAGCAAGAAATCGCTCAAGAATTTGGTGTACAACTTGGTGCTGATACAACTTCTCGTGCAAACGGGTCTGTAGGTGGCGAAATCACTAAACGTCTCGTTGCTCAAGCTCAACAACAGTTTGGCGGATACTCTCAACAATAAACAATTATAAAATGGCGAAAGGACATCACCTAGGTGATGTCCTTTTATTATGGATTATATGGGTGAAACAGAGGTCGACGTCTTTTTCTTCTTCTCACGCGCCGATTTGTTTATAGTAAAGGTCTCAGAAGCAGGACGAATCATAATTTTCGGTACCAAATCTTCCGGATTGAGTTTTAAACGCTCGCGCCCGCTTGGATGGATTACCCCAACTAAAAAGCGCAGATACATTAACGTAAAATAATACATAAGGCCTTTTGTCATATCCACCACTTGAAAGCCCATTTGCTTGACGCCGCGATTAATCATAGAAATTCCGTAAACGGCTTTGACTTCTTTAAACTCAGGTTGTTTAAGTAAATCATCCACTAGAGGAAGCTGTTTCTGAGCCAATCGAATCAGCTTGATCGCCAATTGAACATACGACTGCGATTCCGAGCCAAGCTGATAAAGACGATCATTATCAAAATGAAGTTCAAAAACTAGATCTCCCTTTCTCAGCTGATCCCCATTTGTCATTTGAATCGGACGACCTTTAAAAGGACGCACTCGATAGTGAAAAAAAGGATTCTCTTCATCAATGGTTTTGAGATGAAATAATTTTTGAAAAATATGTTCGTATCCCAACCATAATGGCAGGAACCATTTCTTATAAGTCAAACATAAAACAATAATAATGAGTACAATAAGACCCGTGACAATCATGCTCCCCCCTCCTTCTTGTCAAAACTTACATTTAGCACGACCGACCAAGTATACATGTTTTATATACATAAAGGTGGCTTTACGGGTTGAGTGGTAAATCTAGGAAACTGGGTGATTAAAAAAATCGATAATTTCTTGGGCTATACGTTTTGTCGCTCCCATTTTCCTGATCCTTAGACTGTTCTCATGCATTTCTTTTAGACAAGGCGAATCATTTAAATAGAGCTCGACTTGATTGGCCATGTCCGTTTCATGAGTCAAAATTTTGGCAGCGCCTTCCCGCTGCAAATACTTTGCATTCTCTTCTTCTTGACCTGAGACAGGGGGCAGAATGAGAAGGGGACAGCCGCATGCAAGTGCCTCTGAGAGAGTGACACCGCCTGATTTCGTCACCATTCCTGTCGCAAGCTGCATGAGCTCATGAAGCGTATTGACATATCCCATAATCCGGATATTAGGAGCATCGGCGTATTTTTGAGCCATTTCGTCCTTCAATTCGCTGTTTTTACCACAGATGACGATCGTTTGAAGTGAAGCATCTTTTCTTAATCCCTCACACATCGACTTAATGTCTTTCGATACGCCATAGGCTCCAGCCAAAATTAACACCATTTTCTTATCAGGAGATAACTGATATTTTTCAAACAGAGTTTCTTTGGAACTTAGAATTTCAAAGCTTTCTCGAATGGGAATTCCGCTGACGATTACCTTATCAGCCGGTTCACCCGCACGAATAATCTCCTCTTTTAATTCTTCTGTGGGGACAAAATAACGGTCAATTTCCGGATGTATCCATCTTTGGTGAAAAGAAAAATCCGTAATGACAGAGAAAATCGGAAGAGAAAGCTCACCCTTTCTTTTGAGCTCAGAAGCGGCTGACCCAGGAAATGTATGAATGAGGAGGTCCGGTTCCTCTTCCTCTAATAACTGTTTCATTCTATGTATACCAAAAGAGTGCAGCATCCTGGCCCGCTTTGATGTGAGCGGCAAATATTTCGTACTATTATATAGCCATCCATAAATAGCAGAAAAGTGAGTATAGCTTTGCAGATAAAATTGACGTGACAGATAATCAATAACAGGATGGGATTGATTCATCAGATTAAGCGTCTTAACCTCTAGCATCCCAATGGATGTCAGTTCTTCGTTCAGAGCTCGAGAAACCTGAGCATGACCCTCTCCATAATCGGCGGATAAAATAATGACTTTCCTCTTCAATTAAGTTAGCCCCCTCTATTTTATACGCCAAATTTAACCTGAGAAACAAGACCATTCTTAATTGTAACATTCTAAAGTCCTATATTCCATTCAAAACCACTTAAATCAGAACAAGAAGACTATGTATAAAATGAGGGAAGGAACACACGCTAACACTATCTGAATTAACCATTATAGAGGTTCATTGGAGGTATTAGGATGGCCCCATCGCAACAAATTACTCAGGCGCTTCAAGCTGTAGCTGCTGCTCAAGCAGCTGTTCAAGCCGCCATAAATTCAGGTGACACAAATCAAATGCAACAGGCCGAAACCCAATTGCAAGAAGCGCAGAAAGTCCTTCAACAAGCCCAGGGGGTACAAAGTCAATCCCCTATTCAGCAACAACTGCTCAACCAACAACAACAGCAGCAACAACAAAACTATCAGAAAGCAGCCCAAGCCCTGGAGCAAGCACAAACAGCCCTAGCACAGGCACAAATCGTTAACCAGCAACAGGGGCAGTAAGAGACAAAGCGTGTACTCGCAGTGCGTTTGGGCTCATCATCACTTTTTTAACTTAGACCACTTAATCTGTGTGTGAACACTGTTTGGCTGTCCACATTGCATTCTTGTGCACGAGATGAGTCTCACCCTCACCTCTTTCCCGAAAAATTGTTTTTCACACAAAATTCTTGCTACTCCAAGAGTTTCCCTTTTATAATATTAGTAATTGGGAAATTGCGGGGTGTATGAGAATGATGAACTCCTATTTTATGCTATTTATTGTTCTGTGGTCTGTTTTTTTTCTCGTGATGATGGGAATTGGCGGCTACTTCATGTTTCGCAAATTCTTGAAAAGCCTTCCAAAAGAAGATGGCAAATCGATCTTAGATTGGCAGAACGATTATATTAAACAAACCCGCCATCTATGGTCTAAAGAACAGCTTGCTTTTCTTGAAGAACTCGTTACGCCTGTCCCCTCTTTGTTTAGAGACGTCGCCAGAGATAAAATAGCAGGAAAAATTGGGGAAGTAGCGCTTCAGAAACGGGCCAAGCAATTAACCGAAGCCATCATCATTGAGGGATACATCAAGGCAACACCAAAACGTGACCACAAATTCTTGCGTCAAACCTTAATCAAACATCATGTTTCACTTCGACCCTATGAACATCTTTTTGAGCCGTAAACGAATAGCCCCCTTGGTTTTCCAAGGGGGCTTTTTATAAAATGCAAAGGGTCATTTTTTCTGGCAGGCATTAATTAGAAAGGTTCAATTTAACAACTTCGTTTAGCCAAACTCACGAATTTTCCTTTTGGGTCGCATATTCTTCAAGTGTCAAATGGTGCTCATAAATATAGGTAGCGGCTTTGACACCTACGTAGCGAATATGCCAAGGTTCATATTCATAACCCGTTATTGATTCTTTCCCCTTAGGATACCGAATGATAAAGCCATATTCATGAGCATGCTTAGCCACCCATTTTCCTTCTGGCTCACTCCCAAAGGCCTGAACTAAATCATCCTGAACATCGGCTGCTGTTATATCCATAGCGAGTCCTGTCTGGTGCTCACTTGTTCCTGGGTATGCACTGACAATGGAAGCTTGTGCTTTCCCTTTTGTTTTAACATTATAGGCATAAACGGATTCTTGTCGTATATAGGACCGATACCCCGATTCACCATAAAGCACGATCCCATCATTCTTAGCCGCAGCAAACATGGATTCAAGCGCCTTGGCAGCCACATCGCGCATCATTCGCTTCTCAATTAAATCCGAATAAGGAAACGCCACTTTCGGATAAACAAGATGTGGAGGCACATAGCCGTCCGGAAGCTTGTGTGTTTTATTCACTAGTACTGTTATTGAAGTCGGATCCTTCACAACCTGAATACCCGATGCAGAATCACTTTTAGAGCTTATCTTACTGCTGGAAGACTCGGCAGTCTTGGAATCGGGCGAATCGCTTTTAATTGGAGTCTTTTCTGAATAGCTAGTTGAGTCACTCGCTTTTGTCGACCCATTCGTTCCGTTTGCGTTGGTCGCTGTGGAGGTTTCTTCATGGGTTCGAGATGTAGAACTTTTTGGATTCGTTAGCTTTGGAGCATTAGAGTCACGGTCCGTTCCGCATGCAGTTAACATCGAAATCATTAAAACAAGCGAGGCTGCTTTCAATCCTGTCTTCACAAATGGTTTACTCCTTTTTCTATTCTCGCTTAAGCTTACCATGATTTTTTTGGGGAAGAAAATATTATGTTTACTCGGAGATTTTCCATTCATAATCGTTAAAGATGAACCTTGAAACAGGGGATTTTCACTGTTCAAAATGAAGGTTTAGAAGCGCAATGGGGAGATCAAACAAATCATCAGAGGAGAATACTTGAGTAATCCGCACTTGTTTAAAGAGGCAGGGATTGACTTCTCCCTACCTCTCTCATCATCGACCACGCAAAATAACATCTATGAGGAGACTCTTTCTTTAGATCATACGGTTGCATTTACTACAGCATAAGAAGTGCCTCAAGTCATTTAAGGCAACTTAAAAGCAACAGACTTCATTATTCATTCACACCAATAGGCTTCACTTGTTTATTTTCTCCATGATCGAACTGACATTTCCTGAGTTACTCAGAGTCTTATACTGTTTTTTATCAGCTAGTCGTTTCAAAAGGGTTGGAACAAAGGGCACATTAAGAATGAGAGCCGTCCAAAGTCTCATCCCCAAATCACTAGGCTCCATTATTCTCCCTTTGCGCTCAATAACATAAAGTCTGCCAATAAACTGATCCTGCAGAACAGGCTCATCAAAATCAGGTTGATTATCTGCCTTTAACCAATATTGCTTAACTCCATCGGGATTTTTGGTCATTTTATAAAACCGGTGCCCGATTAACTCCCCATTCGCATTTATGTATAGGATCACATCACCTTTAGCCAGGTCCGTCGTCTTAAAAGGAATAAATCGGCATTTATCCTTGTCGCGAATAAAAGGAGACATACTGCTTCCCGTTGCTTCGATATCAATATAGCCCTTTGATTCAACAACCTGATAAACCATTTGGATGGTCTCGCGATTTGCTAACATGATTGATCACTCCCACTTCTATTACACTAGCAGTCTCACATACTAAGACTAGGTTCGCCAGCATAACCAAACTAGGTCAATCCGCGCACCCATTTCTTTCAAGCGACCCTTTTTATCGTCACTTATATTACAGTTCTATTATAATTTCATTTCCGTTCTATTAAAAGAACTATCGATCGTCAAATAGTGATGAGAAACGACTTTTTTATACAAATAACGGCAGAAAAATCCTGTTATAGAGCCGATCCTCCCACATTCTACTTATCGAATTTTGAGTAAGTCGAAAGTCTCAACCTTTTAATGAATTGAGGATCATTTGATGGACGTGGTTGAATTCCGAATTGGAAACAAGGACCCAGCTCACACCATCAAGATATTTCGGAGTTCCTTGAACTTCATAATTAGTGATCGATTGACGGCATTGTCTATAATTAGTAGCGAGCTTCTTCATATCGTTTAACGTAAGATTTGTTTTTACATTATTCCCTACCACACCTAATAATTTATTTATTTTAGGTACGGTTGTAATGCTTTTCCCTTCATCTAACAAAGATTCGATGACTTCTCTCTGCCGCTCATTGCGTCCGAAATCCCCTTGTGGATCGTCATAGCGCATTCTTGAATAGGCTAGGGCTTCTGCCCCAGTTAAGTGGAGAGTCCCAATTTTATAATGAAAATTATTTTGAGTGAAATCCAAATCATTTTTGACGGTAACGCCTCCAAAGGCATTCACTAGACTAGAGAGACCTTCCATATTTACTTTTATATAATAAGAGATAGGGATATTTAAGTATTTCTCTACTGTTTGAACAGCCAATGATTCATTCCCATAGGAATAGGCAGCGTTAATTTTGCTGTAACCAGAATGACCAGCAATCTTGACCCGCGTATCCCTTGGTATACTGGTTAACATCATCGATTTCTTCTCTGGATTTAAGGAAGCAACGATCATCGTATCTGACCTCCCCTTATCTCCTGCTCTTTCATCGACACCTAATAAGAGAATGTTAATAGCATTAGGGGCTATGCCATTTGACGATGCCGCTACCTTAGTTAAATTTTTCTTACTCGACAACTTAGATGAGGATAGTTTAGATAAGGGATCGCTCGTAACGCCATCTAAGGGCTTATAGACATGAGCAGCAGTACTTGAGACGGAATGGTAAAGGTAAAAGCCGTAACCCGCGATAGATAATAAAAAGACACCGATTACAACTCCTATAATTAGAAAAATTTTTTGTCTCTTACTTTTCATGTTTGTTTTGACCCCTTAAAGTTTAGTGATTTTGGATTCAACACACTTAGTCGCCTACCAATTTTTTTAATAAACTCTTTAAAATAATGAAGAAAAATATAAAAATAATAGGATAAAACAAAAATCACTGGGGTTATCAAAATATGAAACCATATTCTTGATTGTAAATAGTCACTATTTAATTGGGTTAGAAAATTGGTCATGATACTTAAGAACAATACATGAGTAACGTATATCCCAACTGTTTGACCTCCAATTCTCGTAAAGATGGAACTTTTACCCCGATTAGAATTTTTTAAGACAAAGCACACTATTATTATTGTTAATGGGATCGTACATAGTTGATAGTTACTCTCACCTTTGTACCCATTCATTGGACCAAGCATAATGATGTTTTCCGCCAATCCTAATAAGAAGAACAGAATTAAAAGGTATATAAGAGATATATTTTTTACATGATTTAATTTCTCCATTATCCATTCATAATTAACTGCTATAAGATAACCTAAAGTTGTGTAAAACAATCCATAGAATAAACAATCGTTTGTAGGAACGGGTAGATAATAGATTCCTGAATATCTTTGGCCAAACAGCCCTATCAAATTAAACAAAAGCCCTAATCCTAGTAAAAAATAAACTTTTTTAAACTTTATAAACGCAGATAAAATTAAAACAGACCAAACTAATGCGGTTAAATACCAGAGTTGATATGAAGTTTTGCCGTAGCCATAATAAATAGGAATTAATTTTAATTGGGACCAGATGAAGGATTTAACTTGAACTGCTATCGATTGTCCATGAATGCTTGATAAATAAATGCACATTAATACGTCATAGGCAAAGTAAAATAAATACCATACAACAAAAAACTTAATTAATCGAATCACATATTTTTTGGTATATTTATATCCCGATGTAGAAATCCGTAATTTTCTCCCATACAAATATCCTGATATAACAAAAAAATAGGATACATCAAATCTTGGTAGAACAGGAATGGCATATTGGAAATATAAAGAGTTTAACCCCCCCGTAGTTTGGGGGATAAATGGAGCAGCATGAAACCATACCACAAGCAAAATTCCAAAAAATTTAAAGTAATCAATCATATAGTTTTTTTCCATTTAAATTATCCCCCATTGTCCCCCACTTATTGCTGTTAGCCTTATTAAAAATCCTTCTTCTAAGTTAATTTACATTGGAATAAGTTCTTCTTTTCGCTTATCGACCACTCTTATGGCTTTTCCTTCTGATCGCGGGATACTTTCTGGCTCAAGAATCCTAACACTTATATTGACTAAACATTGACTCTTTAAAAGCTTTTCTATTTTAGAGATTAGATTTTTATTATCTATGCCCCTTTGAAATCTCTCCTTGGAAATCTCAACAAACAATGTCACTTGGTCAAGAGCACCGTTTTTGGTTAAAACAAGTTGATAGTGCGGGGCTAGTTCATCAATTTGTAATAATGTACTTTCTATCTCGGATGGAAAAACATTGACCCCTCTTATAATTAACATGTCGTCGATTCTTCCTTTAACTCGAGACATACGAGTAGTCGTTCTCCCACAGCTACATGGCTCTCTATATAAAGTGGCGATATCTCCGGTTCGATATCGAATGATTGGGAGAGCCTCTTTAGTTAAACTTGTAATCACTAGTTCTCCTTCAACACCATCTGGTACATTTTCACCAGTAGTCGGATCTATAACTTCTACAAAAAAGTGATCTTCAGCAATATGCAATCCATTTTGAGCCTCAAGACATTCACTTGATACTCCTGGCCCCATTACTTCACTTAATCCATAAAGGTCCATCGCTTTTATTCCGATGCGTTTCTCTATTTCTAATTTAAGTTCTTGTGACCAAGGCTCAGCCCCCATCAAGCCGTACTTTAAGGATGTCCCCTTTGGATCTTTCCCCATTTTCTCCATTGTTTCCGCAATATTCAAAACATAAGAAGGGGTTCCACTAATAATTGTAGGTTTTAGGTCCTCTATCATTAAAATTTGTCTTTCCGTATTTCCACCTGAAATCGGTACTGTTGTCATTCCTAAACGTTCTGAACCATAATGACAGCCAAGTCCACCCGTAAACATCCCATATCCAACAGCATTATGCATTACCATTCCAGGTTCACCACCTGCTGCTGCAAACGCTCTTGCCATCAACTCTGACCAGTTATCAAGGTCATTCTTGGTATACCCAACAAGTGTTGGCTTTCCTTTTGTTCCCGATGAAGCGT
This region includes:
- a CDS encoding alpha/beta-type small acid-soluble spore protein, with product MSNNSNQILVPGVEQALDQMKQEIAQEFGVQLGADTTSRANGSVGGEITKRLVAQAQQQFGGYSQQ
- a CDS encoding glycosyltransferase; the protein is MKRKVIILSADYGEGHAQVSRALNEELTSIGMLEVKTLNLMNQSHPVIDYLSRQFYLQSYTHFSAIYGWLYNSTKYLPLTSKRARMLHSFGIHRMKQLLEEEEPDLLIHTFPGSAASELKRKGELSLPIFSVITDFSFHQRWIHPEIDRYFVPTEELKEEIIRAGEPADKVIVSGIPIRESFEILSSKETLFEKYQLSPDKKMVLILAGAYGVSKDIKSMCEGLRKDASLQTIVICGKNSELKDEMAQKYADAPNIRIMGYVNTLHELMQLATGMVTKSGGVTLSEALACGCPLLILPPVSGQEEENAKYLQREGAAKILTHETDMANQVELYLNDSPCLKEMHENSLRIRKMGATKRIAQEIIDFFNHPVS
- a CDS encoding DUF2621 family protein; its protein translation is MMNSYFMLFIVLWSVFFLVMMGIGGYFMFRKFLKSLPKEDGKSILDWQNDYIKQTRHLWSKEQLAFLEELVTPVPSLFRDVARDKIAGKIGEVALQKRAKQLTEAIIIEGYIKATPKRDHKFLRQTLIKHHVSLRPYEHLFEP
- a CDS encoding M15 family metallopeptidase; this translates as MKTGLKAASLVLMISMLTACGTDRDSNAPKLTNPKSSTSRTHEETSTATNANGTNGSTKASDSTSYSEKTPIKSDSPDSKTAESSSSKISSKSDSASGIQVVKDPTSITVLVNKTHKLPDGYVPPHLVYPKVAFPYSDLIEKRMMRDVAAKALESMFAAAKNDGIVLYGESGYRSYIRQESVYAYNVKTKGKAQASIVSAYPGTSEHQTGLAMDITAADVQDDLVQAFGSEPEGKWVAKHAHEYGFIIRYPKGKESITGYEYEPWHIRYVGVKAATYIYEHHLTLEEYATQKENS
- a CDS encoding S24/S26 family peptidase, with the protein product MLANRETIQMVYQVVESKGYIDIEATGSSMSPFIRDKDKCRFIPFKTTDLAKGDVILYINANGELIGHRFYKMTKNPDGVKQYWLKADNQPDFDEPVLQDQFIGRLYVIERKGRIMEPSDLGMRLWTALILNVPFVPTLLKRLADKKQYKTLSNSGNVSSIMEKINK
- a CDS encoding LCP family protein, whose translation is MKSKRQKIFLIIGVVIGVFLLSIAGYGFYLYHSVSSTAAHVYKPLDGVTSDPLSKLSSSKLSSKKNLTKVAASSNGIAPNAINILLLGVDERAGDKGRSDTMIVASLNPEKKSMMLTSIPRDTRVKIAGHSGYSKINAAYSYGNESLAVQTVEKYLNIPISYYIKVNMEGLSSLVNAFGGVTVKNDLDFTQNNFHYKIGTLHLTGAEALAYSRMRYDDPQGDFGRNERQREVIESLLDEGKSITTVPKINKLLGVVGNNVKTNLTLNDMKKLATNYRQCRQSITNYEVQGTPKYLDGVSWVLVSNSEFNHVHQMILNSLKG
- a CDS encoding acyltransferase, giving the protein MEKNYMIDYFKFFGILLVVWFHAAPFIPQTTGGLNSLYFQYAIPVLPRFDVSYFFVISGYLYGRKLRISTSGYKYTKKYVIRLIKFFVVWYLFYFAYDVLMCIYLSSIHGQSIAVQVKSFIWSQLKLIPIYYGYGKTSYQLWYLTALVWSVLILSAFIKFKKVYFLLGLGLLFNLIGLFGQRYSGIYYLPVPTNDCLFYGLFYTTLGYLIAVNYEWIMEKLNHVKNISLIYLLILFFLLGLAENIIMLGPMNGYKGESNYQLCTIPLTIIIVCFVLKNSNRGKSSIFTRIGGQTVGIYVTHVLFLSIMTNFLTQLNSDYLQSRIWFHILITPVIFVLSYYFYIFLHYFKEFIKKIGRRLSVLNPKSLNFKGSKQT
- a CDS encoding phenylacetate--CoA ligase, encoding MIFNYEAECMPQSNIRELQLERLKQTVNRVFNNVPFYKTKFLEKGIEPSQITTLESIKRLPFTVKQDLRDHYPFGLFAVEQKDIIRLHASSGTKGKPTLVGYTKNDLDNWSELMARAFAAAGGEPGMVMHNAVGYGMFTGGLGCHYGSERLGMTTVPISGGNTERQILMIEDLKPTIISGTPSYVLNIAETMEKMGKDPKGTSLKYGLMGAEPWSQELKLEIEKRIGIKAMDLYGLSEVMGPGVSSECLEAQNGLHIAEDHFFVEVIDPTTGENVPDGVEGELVITSLTKEALPIIRYRTGDIATLYREPCSCGRTTTRMSRVKGRIDDMLIIRGVNVFPSEIESTLLQIDELAPHYQLVLTKNGALDQVTLFVEISKERFQRGIDNKNLISKIEKLLKSQCLVNISVRILEPESIPRSEGKAIRVVDKRKEELIPM